Proteins from a genomic interval of Macaca thibetana thibetana isolate TM-01 chromosome 17, ASM2454274v1, whole genome shotgun sequence:
- the RASL11A gene encoding ras-like protein family member 11A isoform X2 translates to MIVRFLTKRFIGDYEPNTGKLYSRLVYVEGDQLSLQIQDTPGGVQIQDSLPQVVDSLSKCVQWAEGFLLVYSITDYDSYLSIRPLYQHIRKVHPDSKAPVIIVGNKGDLLHARQVQTQDGIQLANELGSLFLEISTSENYEDVCDVFQHLCKEVSKMHGLSGERRRASIIPRPRSPNMQDLKRRFKQALSPKVKAPTALG, encoded by the exons ATGATCGTCCGCTTCCTGACCAAGAGATTCATTGGCGACTATGAACCGAATACAG GCAAGCTGTATTCACGTCTGGTCTACGTTGAGGGGGACCAGCTCTCCCTGCAGATCCAGGATACTCCCGGGGGCGTCCAG ATCCAAGACAGTCTCCCCCAGGTCGTCGATTCCCTGTCCAAATGCGTGCAGTGGGCCGAGGGCTTTTTACTGGTCTATTCCATCACAGACTACGACAGCTACCTGTCCATCCGACCCCTTTATCAGCACATCCGGAAGGTCCACCCTGACTCGAAAGCCCCTGTCATCATTGTGGGCAACAAGGGGGACCTTTTGCATGCCCGGCAGGTGCAGACACAGGACGGTATTCAGCTAGCCAATGAGCTGGGCAGCCTGTTCCTTGAAATTTCCACTAGTGAAAACTATGAAGATGTCTGTGATGTGTTTCAGCATCTCTGCAAAGAAGTAAGCAAGATGCACGGCCTCAGTGGGGAAAGAAGAAGAGCCTCCATCATCCCTCGGCCCCGCTCTCCCAACATGCAGGACCTGAAGAGACGCTTCAAGCaggctctgtctcccaaagtCAAAGCCCCCACTGCACTGGGGTGA